In the Candidatus Electrothrix rattekaaiensis genome, one interval contains:
- a CDS encoding Txe/YoeB family addiction module toxin: MSVHSLEFDPSAFDDLAWWIEKDRKKALRIMKLVKEVQRNPFQGTGKPEPLKHELSGCWSRRIDKEHRLVYEVLEEKIRILACRYHY; the protein is encoded by the coding sequence ATGTCTGTACACAGCTTGGAATTTGATCCGTCAGCGTTTGACGATCTGGCATGGTGGATTGAAAAGGATCGGAAAAAAGCCCTGCGGATCATGAAATTGGTCAAAGAGGTTCAGAGAAATCCTTTCCAGGGAACCGGCAAGCCGGAACCGCTGAAACATGAGCTGTCCGGTTGCTGGTCACGTCGGATTGACAAAGAGCATCGTCTGGTGTACGAGGTGCTGGAAGAGAAGATCAGAATCCTTGCCTGCCGCTACCACTATTAA
- a CDS encoding type II toxin-antitoxin system RelE/ParE family toxin has product MEWKIEYYNEKVQESIDEWPVGIRAVYARITERIVRFGPNLGMPFTRSVGKNLFEIRAKGKEGIGRAFFCTVIGSRVVILHGFIKKSAKTPKKELAVAQKRLSEVRHENT; this is encoded by the coding sequence ATGGAATGGAAAATCGAATATTACAACGAAAAAGTTCAGGAATCCATTGATGAATGGCCTGTAGGCATCAGAGCGGTTTACGCGAGGATTACTGAACGCATTGTGCGATTCGGCCCGAACCTCGGTATGCCGTTTACCCGTTCAGTCGGTAAAAACCTTTTTGAGATCAGAGCAAAAGGAAAAGAGGGGATCGGTCGGGCTTTCTTCTGCACAGTAATCGGCAGCAGGGTTGTCATCCTCCACGGATTCATTAAAAAATCCGCCAAAACGCCGAAAAAGGAACTTGCTGTCGCGCAAAAAAGATTATCAGAGGTTCGCCATGAAAACACATGA
- a CDS encoding DUF4160 domain-containing protein: MPSISMFYGIIVYMYYMDNNQHKLPHIHVKYQGEETVIALPDGEILELDEPVFSPCEFFKNYVKLGHLY, from the coding sequence ATGCCTTCGATATCAATGTTTTACGGCATCATCGTCTACATGTATTACATGGACAATAATCAGCATAAGCTGCCGCATATCCATGTCAAATATCAGGGAGAAGAAACCGTTATCGCCCTGCCGGACGGCGAAATCCTTGAACTCGATGAGCCAGTTTTTTCACCTTGCGAATTTTTCAAGAATTATGTCAAATTAGGGCATCTTTATTGA
- a CDS encoding type II toxin-antitoxin system RelE/ParE family toxin: MFTVKTLPAFDAWLDGLKDRVTRLRLSRRLDRAQCGNLGDVKPVGDGIFEMREFFGPGWRMYYAKKGDTLIIMLGGGDKSSQQADIAKAKRLYAKLEE; encoded by the coding sequence ATGTTTACAGTTAAAACACTTCCTGCATTCGATGCTTGGCTCGACGGTCTGAAAGACCGTGTGACCCGTCTCAGGTTGAGCCGCCGTCTGGACAGGGCACAGTGCGGCAACCTCGGTGATGTCAAGCCGGTGGGTGACGGCATCTTTGAAATGAGGGAGTTTTTCGGTCCCGGCTGGCGCATGTATTATGCCAAAAAAGGAGACACCCTGATCATTATGCTCGGAGGCGGAGACAAGAGTTCACAGCAGGCGGATATTGCAAAAGCCAAACGACTTTACGCAAAACTGGAGGAATAA
- a CDS encoding type II toxin-antitoxin system Phd/YefM family antitoxin codes for MQQINIHQAKTQFSKLIAIVEKGDEVIIARYGEPVARLVPFQKKTAPRKPGSAKGKFTVPQEFFEPLPDDIIDAFEQ; via the coding sequence ATGCAGCAGATAAATATTCATCAGGCAAAAACACAGTTTTCCAAACTGATCGCCATTGTCGAAAAAGGAGATGAGGTGATCATCGCCCGCTACGGTGAACCCGTGGCGCGACTTGTTCCTTTTCAAAAGAAAACCGCTCCCCGCAAGCCCGGCTCGGCCAAAGGAAAATTCACTGTTCCGCAGGAGTTCTTTGAACCGCTTCCTGACGACATCATTGATGCCTTTGAACAATGA
- a CDS encoding type II toxin-antitoxin system VapC family toxin, which yields MNILLDTHAFLWWITDDAQLSETARKLIKDNGNTLYWSAASSWEVGIKYALGRLPLPDAPEIFLAQELAGNQIESLPITDRYAFQAGRLPRHHKDPFDRMLIAQAMTDSLILLSCDSFFGLYDVQVMW from the coding sequence ATGAATATTCTTTTGGACACACATGCCTTTCTGTGGTGGATCACAGATGATGCGCAACTTTCAGAAACCGCCCGAAAGCTCATAAAAGACAACGGGAATACCTTGTATTGGAGTGCCGCAAGCTCATGGGAAGTCGGCATTAAATATGCCTTGGGACGGCTCCCGCTGCCAGATGCACCGGAAATATTTCTGGCGCAGGAACTTGCAGGAAATCAGATTGAGTCCCTTCCCATAACCGACAGATACGCTTTTCAAGCAGGCCGACTTCCCCGGCATCATAAAGACCCGTTCGACCGGATGTTGATTGCTCAGGCTATGACGGACTCGCTTATTTTGCTCTCGTGCGATTCTTTTTTCGGCCTTTATGATGTGCAGGTAATGTGGTAA
- a CDS encoding DUF6364 family protein, producing MPKTRLNISIDYDLADFIKIYAKENRTTASEVITQFVLGLKRRTRQQHSETIISDPEFSQALTEVHDRIKDGSAQWHTFAEVFGE from the coding sequence ATGCCTAAAACACGATTAAATATAAGCATTGACTACGATCTGGCCGATTTTATCAAGATCTATGCCAAGGAAAACCGCACCACCGCTTCCGAGGTGATCACCCAGTTTGTCCTCGGCCTGAAACGACGAACGCGCCAGCAGCACAGTGAAACCATTATTTCCGACCCGGAGTTCTCCCAAGCCCTGACCGAAGTCCACGACAGAATAAAAGACGGTTCCGCTCAATGGCATACCTTTGCCGAAGTGTTCGGTGAATAA
- a CDS encoding type II toxin-antitoxin system RelE/ParE family toxin, translated as MNKVLFSPEAVTDLKEIWLYIAQDSLDRADNFVDTLRDFCREDLALSPKIGSKRDYLSKDVLALPFEKYMIYYRCKSAQVEIVRVLHGSRDMGAIFNQSK; from the coding sequence ATGAATAAGGTTCTTTTTTCGCCGGAAGCTGTAACAGACCTTAAAGAGATATGGTTGTATATTGCTCAGGATAGCCTTGACAGAGCGGATAATTTTGTTGATACATTACGAGATTTTTGCAGAGAAGATCTTGCCTTATCCCCCAAGATTGGGAGTAAACGGGATTATTTAAGCAAAGACGTACTCGCCCTGCCCTTTGAAAAGTACATGATCTATTACCGTTGTAAATCCGCACAAGTGGAGATTGTAAGAGTGTTGCACGGTTCCAGAGATATGGGGGCTATTTTTAATCAATCAAAATAA
- a CDS encoding type II toxin-antitoxin system ParD family antitoxin, which yields MNVSLTPELDRLVKKKVATGMYNSASEVVREALRFFQFHDDLQQQKLEMLKSEINKGLNSLDAGKGVEMTDDLFDGIKQQGRAVLQDRINE from the coding sequence ATGAATGTTTCACTTACCCCCGAACTCGACAGGCTTGTCAAAAAGAAAGTAGCAACAGGGATGTATAACTCCGCCAGTGAAGTGGTCCGGGAGGCGTTGCGTTTTTTTCAATTTCATGATGACCTGCAACAGCAAAAACTTGAAATGTTGAAGTCAGAGATCAATAAAGGTCTAAACTCTCTCGATGCAGGAAAAGGGGTGGAGATGACAGACGATCTTTTCGACGGCATCAAGCAGCAGGGAAGAGCTGTTTTACAAGACCGGATAAATGAATAA
- a CDS encoding HigA family addiction module antitoxin translates to MNDIQLDPITPGEILREDFMEPMGLSINKLARMLSVPPNRISEIVNGKRAVTADTALRLQCYFGVDAKFWLNLQTEYDLRMMKRKIWSEIERMIIPARMSASASAMG, encoded by the coding sequence ATGAATGATATACAGCTTGATCCGATCACACCGGGTGAAATCCTGCGCGAAGATTTCATGGAACCGATGGGCCTGAGCATCAATAAACTGGCCCGAATGCTCTCTGTTCCCCCAAACAGAATCAGCGAAATCGTTAACGGAAAAAGAGCCGTGACTGCGGATACCGCCTTGCGGTTGCAGTGTTACTTTGGCGTTGATGCGAAGTTCTGGCTGAATTTACAGACGGAATATGATCTGCGGATGATGAAACGAAAAATTTGGTCTGAAATTGAACGGATGATTATCCCGGCCCGAATGTCGGCAAGTGCTTCTGCGATGGGCTGA
- a CDS encoding transposase yields the protein MVIGKELPVFITDFFEEIDERIRAHSPGNGLSKTQKYWLAFCTLATLATNSVCWARFEKVSLGRYKKKALSWMFCHSKIPWCLLFQVSVNVIISLYRITSGTLNIDESDNHRSKRTKKISWVHKLKDKATGGYAMGQCVVFIVLVTPIITIPVGFKFYMPDPDITQWRKKYNKLRKIGISAAQRPKRPPKNPNYPSKNELAIQLLKEFKEKYPDIKVKCVNADALYGNKKFLTGAASVYKSTQIISQIGKNRKVRHRGKDISVKEYFSRNSGVLQQIKIRGEKEIMATIASARLYVSSQGVKRFLVAVKYEDEDEYRYLVATDMSWRTEDIVKAYTLRWLVEVFFQDWKANEGWATLTKLTGEEGSRNSLILSLLVDHCLLFHPDQLARIKNKLPAATVGTLRHQISMDSLFMFIQELLQSENPAKALEQLASKVKESVIFLAPSKKHMVGRDLGRLEASPSLQYRAAG from the coding sequence ATGGTTATCGGCAAAGAGTTACCAGTTTTTATCACTGATTTTTTTGAAGAAATAGACGAAAGGATTAGAGCTCACAGTCCTGGCAACGGCCTGTCAAAAACACAAAAATACTGGTTGGCTTTTTGTACTTTAGCCACTCTGGCAACTAATTCGGTATGCTGGGCAAGATTTGAAAAAGTCAGCTTGGGTAGGTACAAAAAGAAAGCTCTGTCCTGGATGTTTTGTCACTCCAAAATTCCGTGGTGTTTACTGTTTCAAGTATCAGTAAATGTTATTATTTCTTTATATAGAATTACCAGTGGAACTCTTAATATTGACGAGTCGGACAATCATCGCTCCAAGCGTACGAAAAAGATCTCGTGGGTCCATAAACTCAAGGATAAGGCAACCGGTGGCTATGCTATGGGGCAATGCGTGGTGTTTATTGTTCTCGTCACTCCAATCATTACCATTCCGGTTGGATTTAAATTTTACATGCCGGATCCAGATATTACTCAATGGAGAAAAAAGTACAATAAGCTCAGAAAAATTGGAATTTCGGCGGCTCAACGACCAAAAAGACCGCCTAAAAATCCAAACTATCCTTCAAAAAACGAACTGGCAATTCAGCTCCTTAAAGAATTTAAGGAAAAATATCCTGATATCAAGGTGAAATGTGTCAATGCAGACGCATTATATGGTAATAAAAAATTCCTTACGGGTGCCGCGTCCGTCTACAAATCAACACAGATTATTAGTCAAATAGGAAAAAATAGAAAGGTTCGCCACCGTGGCAAAGATATTAGCGTGAAAGAATATTTCTCCCGCAACTCCGGAGTACTCCAACAGATAAAAATTCGTGGGGAAAAAGAAATAATGGCCACGATTGCCAGCGCACGCTTGTATGTATCCAGTCAAGGCGTTAAACGTTTTCTTGTTGCGGTAAAATACGAAGATGAGGATGAATACCGCTACCTCGTCGCTACCGATATGTCATGGAGAACAGAGGATATTGTAAAGGCTTACACTCTAAGATGGCTTGTAGAGGTTTTTTTTCAGGACTGGAAGGCCAATGAAGGATGGGCGACTTTGACCAAGCTGACAGGTGAGGAGGGGTCTCGCAACAGCTTGATCCTGAGCCTGCTGGTTGATCATTGCCTCCTTTTTCATCCGGACCAACTAGCCAGGATTAAGAACAAACTTCCCGCAGCTACTGTTGGAACCCTACGGCACCAGATTAGCATGGACAGCCTATTCATGTTCATACAAGAACTCCTACAGTCGGAAAATCCAGCTAAGGCACTCGAACAACTTGCTTCCAAGGTAAAAGAATCTGTCATTTTTTTGGCTCCCTCGAAAAAACACATGGTAGGTAGGGATCTTGGTCGACTGGAAGCAAGTCCATCATTGCAATACAGAGCTGCCGGGTGA
- a CDS encoding DUF2442 domain-containing protein, which translates to MNPRVNKIVEIDFPFLVLQFTNGVIRRFSCEPYLHIGVFKELQDKRYFSKAVVSEGTVVWPHEQDFCPDTLYLESKAVEQATV; encoded by the coding sequence ATGAATCCTCGTGTAAATAAGATAGTTGAGATTGATTTTCCTTTTCTGGTGCTACAGTTCACCAACGGTGTGATCAGACGGTTCAGCTGTGAACCTTATCTGCATATCGGGGTCTTTAAGGAGCTTCAGGATAAACGATACTTCAGCAAGGCGGTTGTCTCGGAAGGGACTGTGGTCTGGCCGCATGAGCAGGATTTCTGCCCCGATACGCTCTATCTGGAATCAAAAGCTGTCGAACAGGCGACGGTGTAG
- a CDS encoding PIN domain-containing protein codes for MRYILDTVALVRHFTGSGKIGKKAARLLDTAGEGEHEFVISVISLMEVMYLAEKNRIEVSLAEALDHIESTPQYTVVNLNPDILRVAEGIDFYELHDRLILATAKWLGVSVISSDGKFAAVEGIEVVWG; via the coding sequence ATGCGATATATACTTGATACAGTCGCTCTTGTCCGGCACTTTACAGGCAGCGGCAAAATCGGAAAGAAGGCTGCTCGTCTGCTGGATACTGCCGGAGAAGGTGAACATGAGTTTGTGATCTCGGTTATCAGTTTGATGGAGGTGATGTACCTTGCTGAAAAGAACAGGATTGAAGTCAGCCTTGCGGAAGCATTGGATCATATCGAATCTACGCCGCAATATACCGTTGTCAATCTGAATCCTGATATCCTACGGGTTGCGGAAGGCATTGATTTTTACGAATTGCATGACAGGCTGATTCTTGCCACAGCAAAATGGCTTGGAGTCAGTGTTATTTCAAGCGACGGAAAATTTGCCGCTGTTGAAGGGATTGAGGTTGTTTGGGGTTGA
- a CDS encoding DUF6290 family protein has product MITLRLDPQLEQLLKNTAENMGLSKSELIRRSILEYIGRLKPRNAWDAGHDLFGKHASGRDDLSSRRKELVKDKIRAKRK; this is encoded by the coding sequence ATGATTACCCTGAGACTTGATCCGCAGTTAGAGCAGCTACTGAAAAACACAGCGGAAAATATGGGACTTTCAAAGTCGGAATTGATCCGTCGAAGCATTCTTGAGTACATCGGCAGGCTTAAACCTCGGAACGCCTGGGATGCCGGTCATGATCTTTTCGGTAAACACGCAAGCGGTCGTGATGACCTGTCTTCACGACGAAAAGAGTTGGTAAAGGATAAAATCCGGGCCAAAAGAAAATGA
- a CDS encoding putative addiction module antidote protein — translation MPRKTRIADLPEFDMARQLKSEEDIAAYVTMVIEDGDAAELAHALGVAAKARGMSEIAKATGLTREALYKALTPNAKPRFDTINRVCTALGVRLVAQPSGRG, via the coding sequence ATGCCCCGTAAAACACGCATTGCCGATCTGCCTGAGTTTGATATGGCCCGGCAGCTCAAGAGCGAGGAAGATATCGCCGCTTATGTGACGATGGTGATTGAAGACGGAGATGCCGCCGAGCTTGCACACGCTCTGGGCGTTGCGGCCAAGGCCCGTGGTATGAGTGAGATCGCAAAGGCCACAGGTCTTACCAGAGAGGCATTGTATAAAGCACTCACACCTAATGCGAAACCAAGGTTTGACACGATAAACCGGGTATGCACCGCTCTCGGTGTTCGCCTTGTTGCCCAACCTAGTGGGAGGGGTTAA
- a CDS encoding helix-turn-helix transcriptional regulator yields MKTHEEMISEWKRDPAFKKEYDKLDEEFQLFDELVQARRQAGMTQAELAERMGTKTPAVARLEAGGGARKHSPSVSTLRKYAAAVGCSLQIKLVPKQTLCRPKTGKTM; encoded by the coding sequence ATGAAAACACATGAGGAAATGATCAGCGAGTGGAAAAGAGATCCGGCATTCAAAAAGGAATACGATAAGCTGGACGAGGAATTTCAGCTCTTTGACGAGCTGGTGCAGGCACGTCGGCAGGCCGGAATGACGCAGGCGGAGCTGGCTGAACGCATGGGAACAAAGACACCTGCTGTTGCACGGCTGGAGGCGGGGGGCGGAGCACGAAAACATTCGCCCTCCGTATCAACACTCCGAAAATATGCCGCTGCTGTCGGATGCAGCCTGCAGATAAAACTCGTTCCGAAACAGACCTTGTGCAGACCGAAAACCGGAAAGACTATGTGA
- a CDS encoding DUF4160 domain-containing protein, producing MKKLAHRVEGELPGNKMKLLQAWIELHKDELMADWELAVSGEQPYKIEPLR from the coding sequence ATAAAAAAACTGGCTCATCGAGTTGAAGGAGAACTTCCCGGCAACAAAATGAAGCTGCTTCAGGCTTGGATTGAACTGCACAAAGATGAACTCATGGCCGACTGGGAGTTGGCTGTATCCGGTGAGCAGCCGTACAAGATTGAACCTCTGCGGTGA